A stretch of Synechococcus sp. MIT S9220 DNA encodes these proteins:
- a CDS encoding SDR family NAD(P)-dependent oxidoreductase, which produces MPEMCTDSWQGRALVVGGGGIGRALSTELARRQSSLLVTLATRHPMSDEEWTVDLQCKDSLSSLTEQLRADGHPLRVVINATGRLHCPSYQPEKRLQHAEQSALLDSFAINAAGPLLLAKAVEPVLSRDSPFHFASLSARVGSIGDNRSGGWYAYRGAKAAQNMMLRCLSLEWGRRLPLATVTLLHPGTTDTALSQPFQSFVPKEKLFSPERAAGHLLDVLLGQTPSDSGRFLAWDGQDIPW; this is translated from the coding sequence ATGCCTGAAATGTGCACCGATAGCTGGCAGGGACGAGCTCTCGTTGTCGGAGGTGGCGGCATCGGGCGGGCATTGAGCACGGAACTGGCACGGCGCCAGTCTTCCCTGCTGGTGACGCTGGCGACGCGTCACCCGATGTCGGATGAGGAATGGACGGTTGACCTCCAGTGCAAGGACAGTCTCAGCTCACTGACCGAACAACTCAGGGCTGACGGCCATCCTCTGAGAGTTGTGATCAACGCGACTGGACGTCTCCACTGCCCCTCCTATCAACCTGAAAAGCGACTGCAACATGCCGAGCAATCTGCGTTGCTCGACTCGTTCGCGATCAACGCGGCTGGTCCACTGCTTCTAGCCAAGGCAGTCGAGCCTGTTCTGAGCAGGGACTCACCCTTTCACTTCGCCAGCCTGAGTGCCAGGGTTGGAAGCATTGGCGATAACCGCAGCGGTGGCTGGTACGCCTATCGCGGCGCCAAGGCAGCCCAGAACATGATGTTGCGCTGCCTGAGTCTTGAGTGGGGTCGTCGTCTGCCACTGGCGACCGTGACTCTTTTGCACCCTGGAACGACAGACACAGCCCTTTCGCAGCCTTTTCAGAGCTTTGTACCGAAAGAGAAGTTGTTTAGCCCTGAAAGGGCAGCTGGGCATCTCCTGGATGTCCTGCTGGGTCAGACACCATCCGACAGCGGTCGATTCCTCGCCTGGGATGGTCAGGACATTCCCTGGTGA
- a CDS encoding ATP adenylyltransferase, whose amino-acid sequence MGEKQFWSKALERSEQALNCGALTPLSTSTIELSVASAEQFELRQLNAALPKHHRPEGPKPNPFLPWDPQLEIERIHNHHVLILNKYPVQRGHMLLITQGWASQTDWLQPEDWRALVQVDRDSTGLWFFNSGPRAGASQPHRHLQLLPRHPGECICPRLSWFIERLHQPSASTGSEELIDPLFKNCAIADRPLSSDPDEEANLLHGLYRSLALRLGLGGQFSQQPPAIPYNLLLTRSWMALIKRSQEHVKGFSVNALGFAGYLLATDRSDLAWLQSHGGEELLRQVVPHFRGSTDALS is encoded by the coding sequence ATGGGTGAGAAGCAATTCTGGTCTAAGGCGCTGGAGCGCTCCGAACAGGCCTTGAATTGCGGTGCTCTGACCCCTCTCAGCACCTCCACCATCGAGCTTTCAGTGGCCAGTGCGGAGCAGTTCGAACTGCGTCAGCTGAATGCGGCGCTGCCCAAACATCACAGACCTGAAGGGCCCAAGCCCAATCCTTTTCTTCCCTGGGACCCTCAACTGGAGATTGAGCGGATTCACAACCACCACGTTCTGATTCTCAATAAGTACCCGGTACAGCGTGGGCACATGTTGTTGATCACCCAAGGCTGGGCATCTCAAACCGACTGGCTTCAACCTGAAGACTGGCGTGCCCTGGTGCAGGTCGACAGGGACAGTACAGGCCTTTGGTTCTTCAACAGTGGTCCAAGGGCCGGCGCCAGTCAGCCCCATCGTCATCTCCAACTGTTGCCCCGTCATCCAGGTGAGTGCATCTGTCCGCGACTGTCCTGGTTTATTGAGCGACTCCACCAACCTTCTGCATCGACAGGCAGCGAAGAACTCATTGATCCGCTGTTCAAAAACTGCGCCATCGCGGATCGACCACTCTCGAGCGATCCAGACGAGGAGGCGAATCTCCTCCATGGTCTCTATCGCTCGCTTGCCTTGCGACTGGGTCTCGGTGGTCAATTCAGCCAACAACCACCAGCAATTCCCTACAACCTGTTGCTGACGAGGTCTTGGATGGCCTTGATCAAACGCAGTCAGGAGCACGTCAAGGGATTCAGCGTCAATGCACTCGGGTTTGCTGGATACCTGCTGGCGACGGACCGATCAGATTTGGCATGGCTTCAGAGCCATGGTGGTGAAGAGTTGCTCAGACAGGTTGTTCCTCACTTCCGTGGATCCACTGATGCATTGAGTTGA
- the metH gene encoding methionine synthase produces MQAVQTKSITESSRFLKRLHDPSRPVLVFDGATGTSLQQMDLSAADFGGEVLEGCNENLVVTRPDAVQAVHRQFLEAGCDVIETDTFGAASVVLAEYDLEDQAFVLNKRAAELAREIADEYSTPEKPRFVAGSMGPTTKLPTLGHIDFDTLRASFRDQAAGLIAGDVDLFIIETCQDVLQIKAALQGVEDAFEASGERRPLMVSVTMETTGTMLVGSDIAAVVSILEPFPIDVLGLNCATGPEQMKEHIKYLAEYSPFVVSCIPNAGLPENIGGVAHYRLTPIELKMQLMHFVEDLGVQVIGGCCGTTPAHIKALSEISDELKPADRQVRTHHLERQQLGYEPAAASLYGATPYFQDNSFLIIGERLNASGSKKVRELLNEEDWDGLVGLARGQVKENAHVLDVNVDYVGRDGEKDMHELVTRVVTNVNLPLMLDSTEWQKMEAGLKVAGGKCILNSTNYEDGDERFFKVLELARRYGAAVVIGTIDEEGMARTAEKKVAIAKRAYRDAVEFGIPAREIFYDPLALPISTGIEEDRRNAIETIEAIRRIRSELPGVHVVLGVSNVSFGLSPAARITLNSVFLHDCCEAGMDAAIVSPAKILPLIKIEEGHQQVCRDLIKDSRRFDGDVCIYDPLTELTTLFEGVSTKEARSSGPSLADLPVEERLKQHIIDGERIGLDEALNEGLENYKPLEIVNTFLLDGMKVVGELFGSGQMQLPFVLQSAETMKSAVAFLEPHMEKSDGERSAKAKFLIATVKGDVHDIGKNLVDIILTNNGYEVINLGIKQDVGAIIAAQEQHQADCIAMSGLLVKSTAFMKDNLSAFNEAGINVPVVLGGAALTPRFVNKDCSEVYNGKVLYGRDAFTDLRFMDAFVDARQSDAWDNEKGFLNGTPEGLTLGGESGSKSEPATSDDAKPSEDGKEVKAEPVPVSFDRSDTVPEEAAIQPLFLGPKVLQGDAEIPLPEVMAYLDRQALFAGQWQMRKVKGQSREDYEADLQAKAEPVLQAWLQRSIDESLLHPAVAYGYFPCGREGNDVVVFDPDGSRQLGRFSVPRQRGGNRYCIADFYRDLVDGGPSDVLPMQAVTMGEQASVFAQQLFEADSYSDYLFFHGLAVQMAEALAEWTHARVRRECGFADPEGMQLKDVLAQRYRGSRYSFGYPACPNVADSRQQLLWLGADRVGLSMDEGDQLHPEQSTTALVALHSKARYFSA; encoded by the coding sequence ATGCAGGCAGTTCAGACGAAGTCCATCACTGAATCGTCTCGCTTCCTCAAGCGTCTGCACGACCCCAGTCGACCGGTGTTGGTGTTCGACGGTGCCACGGGTACATCTCTGCAGCAGATGGATCTCTCTGCGGCGGATTTCGGTGGTGAAGTTCTCGAGGGTTGCAACGAAAACCTCGTAGTCACTCGTCCTGACGCGGTTCAGGCTGTGCATCGCCAGTTTCTGGAGGCTGGTTGTGATGTGATCGAGACCGACACCTTCGGTGCAGCATCCGTGGTGCTGGCGGAATACGACCTTGAGGATCAGGCTTTCGTTCTCAACAAACGTGCAGCGGAACTGGCACGTGAGATCGCAGATGAATACAGCACTCCGGAGAAGCCTCGCTTTGTCGCGGGGTCCATGGGGCCGACCACCAAGCTCCCGACCCTCGGCCACATTGATTTCGACACACTGAGGGCTTCCTTCCGAGATCAGGCGGCAGGCCTGATTGCCGGCGATGTGGATCTGTTCATCATCGAAACCTGTCAGGACGTTCTACAGATCAAGGCAGCACTTCAGGGCGTTGAGGATGCCTTTGAAGCCAGCGGCGAACGTCGCCCATTGATGGTCTCCGTGACGATGGAGACCACGGGAACCATGTTGGTTGGCTCGGATATTGCAGCCGTGGTTTCAATTCTCGAACCGTTCCCGATCGATGTGCTCGGTTTGAACTGTGCGACCGGTCCTGAGCAGATGAAGGAGCACATCAAATATCTGGCCGAGTACTCGCCCTTTGTGGTGAGCTGCATTCCCAATGCCGGACTTCCGGAGAACATCGGCGGCGTTGCCCATTACAGGCTCACTCCCATTGAGCTGAAGATGCAACTCATGCATTTCGTGGAGGATCTGGGTGTTCAGGTGATTGGCGGCTGCTGTGGCACCACACCAGCCCACATCAAAGCGCTGTCAGAAATCTCCGATGAACTGAAACCCGCCGACCGGCAGGTGAGGACGCACCACCTTGAACGACAACAGCTGGGCTATGAGCCGGCAGCAGCATCGCTGTACGGAGCCACGCCCTATTTCCAGGACAACTCCTTCCTGATCATCGGCGAGCGATTGAATGCGAGCGGGTCCAAAAAGGTCCGTGAACTGCTGAATGAAGAGGATTGGGATGGCCTTGTTGGTCTTGCACGTGGGCAGGTGAAGGAGAACGCTCATGTTCTCGACGTGAATGTCGACTATGTGGGCCGCGACGGCGAGAAAGACATGCATGAACTGGTGACCCGTGTGGTCACCAATGTGAATCTGCCACTGATGCTCGACTCAACTGAGTGGCAGAAAATGGAAGCAGGACTGAAAGTTGCCGGCGGCAAATGCATCCTCAATTCCACGAATTATGAGGATGGCGATGAGCGTTTTTTCAAAGTGCTTGAACTGGCTCGTCGTTACGGCGCAGCTGTGGTGATTGGCACCATTGACGAGGAAGGCATGGCACGAACGGCTGAAAAAAAAGTCGCTATTGCAAAACGTGCCTACAGAGATGCTGTTGAGTTTGGGATCCCAGCTCGAGAGATTTTTTACGACCCGCTCGCGTTGCCAATTTCAACAGGAATTGAAGAGGATCGCCGCAATGCAATCGAAACAATTGAAGCAATTCGTCGGATTCGCAGTGAACTACCTGGCGTTCATGTTGTGCTCGGTGTCTCGAATGTCAGCTTCGGACTTTCTCCTGCCGCCAGGATTACGTTGAATTCAGTTTTCCTCCATGACTGCTGTGAGGCAGGGATGGATGCTGCGATTGTTTCTCCTGCGAAGATTCTTCCCCTGATCAAGATTGAGGAGGGTCACCAACAGGTTTGTCGTGATCTGATCAAGGATTCTCGACGTTTTGATGGCGACGTCTGCATCTATGACCCACTCACAGAGCTCACCACACTGTTTGAGGGTGTCAGCACGAAAGAGGCCCGCTCCTCAGGGCCCTCTTTGGCCGATCTCCCCGTCGAGGAAAGGCTCAAGCAGCACATCATTGATGGAGAACGGATCGGACTTGATGAGGCTCTCAATGAGGGACTTGAAAATTACAAACCGCTCGAGATTGTTAATACTTTTCTTCTTGATGGGATGAAGGTTGTTGGTGAATTATTTGGCTCGGGTCAAATGCAGCTTCCGTTCGTTTTGCAATCTGCTGAAACCATGAAATCAGCTGTTGCGTTTCTTGAGCCACATATGGAGAAAAGCGATGGCGAGCGTTCGGCGAAGGCAAAGTTCCTGATTGCCACAGTGAAGGGAGATGTTCATGATATTGGCAAAAATCTTGTTGATATTATCCTCACGAATAATGGCTATGAAGTTATTAATTTAGGCATTAAGCAAGACGTTGGAGCCATTATTGCTGCTCAAGAACAGCATCAGGCTGACTGCATCGCCATGAGTGGCCTTCTTGTGAAATCCACCGCATTCATGAAAGACAATCTTTCTGCTTTCAATGAAGCTGGAATCAACGTTCCAGTGGTTCTGGGTGGAGCTGCTTTGACTCCAAGGTTTGTCAACAAGGATTGCAGTGAGGTGTACAACGGCAAAGTTCTCTACGGAAGAGACGCATTTACAGATCTGCGTTTCATGGATGCCTTTGTGGATGCCCGTCAGTCCGACGCCTGGGATAACGAAAAAGGCTTTCTGAATGGGACCCCTGAGGGACTCACCCTTGGAGGTGAATCAGGTTCGAAATCCGAGCCAGCCACCTCCGACGATGCGAAGCCGAGTGAAGACGGAAAGGAGGTCAAGGCCGAACCGGTGCCGGTCAGTTTCGATCGCTCAGACACCGTTCCTGAGGAAGCGGCCATTCAGCCTTTGTTCCTGGGTCCAAAAGTGTTGCAGGGTGACGCTGAAATACCTCTGCCTGAGGTGATGGCCTATCTCGACCGACAGGCTCTGTTTGCCGGACAGTGGCAGATGCGCAAGGTCAAAGGCCAGTCAAGGGAAGACTATGAGGCTGATCTGCAAGCCAAGGCAGAACCCGTTCTTCAGGCCTGGCTTCAACGCTCAATCGACGAAAGCCTTTTGCATCCTGCTGTGGCCTATGGCTATTTCCCCTGCGGACGTGAAGGCAACGATGTTGTTGTTTTTGACCCGGACGGATCACGTCAGCTCGGACGTTTTTCTGTGCCACGCCAGCGTGGCGGTAATCGCTATTGCATTGCCGATTTCTACCGAGATCTTGTTGACGGCGGTCCCAGCGATGTTTTGCCGATGCAAGCCGTCACCATGGGGGAACAGGCCTCTGTCTTTGCTCAACAGCTGTTCGAGGCCGATTCCTACAGCGACTACCTGTTCTTCCATGGACTCGCCGTCCAGATGGCCGAAGCTCTTGCCGAATGGACCCATGCGCGCGTGAGGCGTGAATGCGGATTTGCAGATCCTGAAGGGATGCAGCTCAAGGATGTGTTGGCCCAGCGCTACCGGGGCAGTCGTTACTCCTTTGGCTATCCGGCGTGTCCCAACGTTGCAGATTCACGGCAACAGCTGCTGTGGCTTGGCGCTGACCGAGTCGGGCTGAGCATGGATGAGGGCGACCAGCTTCATCCAGAACAAAGCACCACGGCATTGGTGGCTTTGCACAGCAAAGCCCGCTACTTCAGCGCTTAA
- a CDS encoding SpoIID/LytB domain-containing protein, whose protein sequence is MRLVRPLLLTLLASAGLAALIVCSTRAGRVHSDSQDAELLLSGLFDAETQSNRGDDRLPSTFAPQVPAPSESLDPQLRIALLSQRPLRQVSTQDGASCRRQGGIPVLPGLLNGMLAKPSTGLVSCGGNGGSVLVNGRAYEGTIHLLNRGQGWLAINQINLERYVASVVGAEMPSHWNGEALKAQAVAARSYGLVHMLRPANSDWNLGDTTRWQAYAGRTSSNASTIQATEATRGLVLSFKGGLVESLYASTQEISDEAHGHLGASMSQHGAQALAQQGLPFNEILGRYYSGASLARIKSDG, encoded by the coding sequence ATGCGTCTCGTTCGACCACTGTTACTAACTCTGCTGGCGAGTGCGGGGCTGGCAGCACTGATCGTCTGCTCCACCAGAGCTGGGCGTGTTCACTCAGACAGCCAAGACGCAGAGCTCTTGCTCAGCGGGTTGTTTGACGCAGAAACTCAGTCCAATAGAGGCGATGATCGGCTGCCATCAACCTTTGCTCCTCAAGTGCCCGCTCCCAGTGAGAGCCTTGATCCTCAGCTGCGTATCGCCCTGTTGAGTCAGCGCCCCTTACGGCAGGTCAGCACCCAGGATGGCGCGAGCTGTCGGCGGCAGGGAGGGATTCCAGTGCTGCCAGGACTGCTCAACGGGATGCTCGCCAAGCCTTCGACAGGTCTTGTGAGTTGTGGTGGTAACGGTGGATCAGTGTTGGTGAACGGTCGTGCCTACGAAGGAACCATTCATTTGCTGAATCGAGGACAGGGATGGCTCGCCATCAATCAGATCAACTTGGAGCGCTATGTGGCGTCTGTTGTGGGAGCTGAAATGCCCAGCCACTGGAATGGCGAAGCTCTCAAGGCCCAGGCCGTGGCAGCCCGCTCCTACGGCCTCGTTCATATGCTCCGTCCGGCAAACAGCGACTGGAACCTTGGGGACACCACTCGCTGGCAGGCTTACGCCGGCAGAACAAGCAGCAACGCGTCAACCATTCAAGCCACGGAAGCTACGCGCGGACTCGTGTTGAGTTTCAAGGGAGGCCTGGTTGAGTCGTTGTATGCATCCACTCAGGAGATCTCCGATGAAGCACACGGGCATCTCGGTGCGAGCATGAGTCAGCATGGTGCTCAGGCGCTGGCGCAACAGGGGCTTCCATTCAACGAGATCCTCGGCAGGTACTACTCAGGGGCATCGCTGGCGAGGATCAAATCCGATGGGTGA
- a CDS encoding DUF2237 family protein, with protein MSSEPFPDTEVQASDLNVLGKPLDVCSCQPMTGWFRDGHCRTDVGDLGRHSVCCVMTESFLSYSKAQGNDLSTPMPEFGFPGLQPGDHWCVCAPRWKEAHEDGMAPPVLLNSTESSTVEIIPLEILREHAHQGMS; from the coding sequence ATGAGCTCTGAACCATTTCCCGATACCGAAGTCCAGGCCAGTGATCTGAATGTTCTGGGTAAGCCTCTGGACGTGTGCAGTTGTCAGCCCATGACTGGTTGGTTCAGAGATGGACATTGTCGAACCGATGTGGGCGATCTTGGACGTCACAGCGTCTGTTGCGTGATGACCGAAAGCTTTCTCAGCTACAGCAAGGCTCAGGGCAATGATCTGAGCACCCCGATGCCTGAGTTTGGTTTTCCTGGTCTTCAACCTGGAGATCACTGGTGTGTCTGTGCGCCTCGCTGGAAGGAGGCGCATGAGGATGGAATGGCTCCGCCGGTTCTTTTGAACTCCACTGAGAGCAGCACGGTTGAAATCATTCCACTGGAGATTCTGCGAGAGCATGCTCACCAGGGAATGTCCTGA
- a CDS encoding DUF4090 family protein, giving the protein MDLSGPGAIDEAINAGIDLDGSPLPAQMLTLYREVMTLESQRKRSGVRKSMRNRVVKTGAKHFDQETLNQRLIDAGWEGLKAKEISFFYG; this is encoded by the coding sequence ATGGATCTCAGTGGGCCCGGCGCCATCGATGAGGCGATCAATGCAGGGATCGATCTGGATGGATCACCACTGCCTGCTCAAATGCTGACGCTTTACAGGGAAGTGATGACCCTTGAAAGCCAGCGCAAGCGCAGCGGGGTCCGCAAGTCGATGCGCAATCGAGTGGTCAAGACCGGCGCCAAGCACTTCGACCAGGAGACGCTGAATCAGCGCCTGATCGATGCTGGATGGGAGGGTTTGAAGGCTAAGGAGATCAGCTTCTTCTACGGCTGA